A section of the Lepus europaeus isolate LE1 chromosome 10, mLepTim1.pri, whole genome shotgun sequence genome encodes:
- the LOC133767678 gene encoding olfactory receptor 10P1: protein MALDNQTALPEFLLLGFSDLSLLQGPPFWVVLLVYLVTLLGNSLIILLTRASPALRAPMYFFLHHLSLVELLYTTDIVPRTLADLASPRPRAISFQGCVAQMYVFIVLGITECCLLTAMAYDRYAAICRPLHYATLMSQQACVAMVGISWLMGIITATTHSSLIFTLPFPGHPVIPHFLCDILPVLRLASAGKHRSEISVMTATVVFIMVPFSLIVTSYARILRAILAMASPRGRRKVFSTCSSHLLVVSLFFGTASITYIRPGAGSSVTTDRVLSLFYTVITPMLNPVIYTLRNKEVTGALRHMVMRPTPLP, encoded by the coding sequence ATGGCTCTGGACAACCAAACCGCCCTGCCTGAATTCCTCCTCCTGGGGTTCTCCGACCTCAGTTTGCTGCAGGGCCCCCCGTTCTGGGTGGTGCTTCTGGTCTACCTGGTCACCTTGCTGGGCAACTCCCTGATCATCCTGCTGACCCGGGCCAGTCCTGCCCTGCGGgcgcccatgtacttcttcctacACCACCTCTCACTGGTGGAGCTCCTCTATACCACAGACATTGTGCCCAGGACTCTGGCTGATCTGGCCTCCCCACGGCCCCGAGCCATCTCCTTCCAGGGCTGTGTGGCCCAGATGTATGTCTTCATCGTCCTGGGCATCACAGAGTGCTGCCTGCTCACGGCCATGGCCTACGACCGCTACGCCGCCATCTGCCGGCCCCTGCACTATGCCACCCTCATGAGCCAGCAGGCCTGTGTGGCCATGGTGGGCATCTCCTGGCTCATGGGCATCATCACGGCCACCACCCACTCCTCCCTcatcttcactctgcctttccctggGCACCCGGTCATCCCACACTTCCTCTGTGACATCCTGCCAGTACTGAGGCTGGCGAGTGCCGGCAAGCACAGAAGTGAGATCTCCGTGATGACAGCCACCGTGGTCTTCATCATGGTCCccttctctctcattgtcacCTCCTACGCCCGCATCCTGAGAGCCATCCTGGCCATGGCCTCCCCCCGGGGCCGCCGCAAGGTCttctccacctgctcctcccacctgCTTGTGGTCTCCCTCTTCTTCGGGACAGCCAGCATCACCTACATCCGGCCCGGGGCAGGGTCCTCCGTGACCACAGACCGCGTGCTCAGTCTCTTCTACACGGTCATCACACCCATGCTCAACCCCGTCATCTACACACTCCGGAACAAGGAGGTGACAGGGGCCCTGCGCCACATGGTGATGAGGCCGACCCCCCTACCCTGA